A window of Streptomyces marispadix contains these coding sequences:
- a CDS encoding ammonium transporter, whose amino-acid sequence MNGADTAFVLISAFLVMLMTPGLAFFYGGMVRVKSALNMLMMSFISLGVLSVLWVLYGYSLAFGPDTGGFIGNLDFAGFKGITDGSLTEKGGIPVLAFALFQMMFAILTPALMSGALADRVKFGAWTVFIALWATLVYFPVAHWVWAEGGWLFDLGVIDFAGGTAVHINAGIGALAAVLVVGKRIGFKKDPMRPHSLPLVVLGAALLWFGWFGFNAGSALAADGTSALMAMNTQLATGAAVLGWLVYERIRHGAFTTLGAASGAVAGLVAITPSGANVNAMGALAIGLVAGLVCSWAVSLKFKLGFDDSLDVVGVHLVGGVIGTLMVGFLAVDGDAGLAQFGKQATGAFSVMGYSFAVSWIIAKLIHVTVGMRASEDEETSGLDRAYHAETAYDFSAVGGSHSGAGVGALASGTGTGSGRGAASQADSSSAASSSVRDDAAKSGPLTEKKVDA is encoded by the coding sequence TTGAACGGCGCCGATACCGCATTCGTACTGATCAGTGCGTTCCTGGTCATGCTGATGACGCCTGGCCTCGCCTTCTTCTACGGCGGCATGGTCCGCGTCAAGAGCGCGCTCAACATGCTGATGATGTCCTTCATCTCACTGGGCGTACTGAGCGTCCTGTGGGTGCTCTACGGCTACTCCCTGGCCTTCGGGCCCGACACCGGCGGCTTCATCGGCAACCTCGACTTCGCCGGGTTCAAGGGCATCACCGACGGATCGCTGACCGAGAAGGGCGGCATCCCGGTCCTGGCCTTCGCGCTCTTCCAGATGATGTTCGCGATCCTCACGCCCGCGCTGATGAGCGGGGCGCTCGCCGACCGTGTGAAGTTCGGCGCGTGGACGGTGTTCATCGCGCTGTGGGCGACGCTCGTCTACTTCCCCGTCGCGCACTGGGTGTGGGCTGAGGGCGGATGGCTCTTCGACCTCGGCGTCATCGACTTCGCGGGAGGCACCGCCGTACACATCAACGCGGGCATCGGGGCGCTCGCGGCCGTACTGGTCGTCGGCAAGCGCATCGGCTTCAAGAAGGACCCGATGCGTCCGCACAGCCTGCCGCTGGTGGTGCTCGGCGCGGCCCTGCTGTGGTTCGGATGGTTCGGCTTCAACGCGGGCTCGGCGCTCGCCGCGGACGGCACCTCGGCCCTCATGGCCATGAACACCCAGCTCGCCACCGGAGCCGCCGTACTGGGCTGGCTCGTCTACGAGCGGATCCGGCACGGCGCGTTCACCACGCTCGGTGCCGCCTCCGGCGCCGTGGCGGGGCTCGTCGCGATCACGCCGTCCGGGGCGAACGTCAACGCGATGGGGGCGCTGGCCATCGGCCTGGTGGCCGGGCTGGTCTGCTCGTGGGCAGTGAGCCTCAAGTTCAAGCTGGGCTTCGACGACTCGCTCGACGTGGTGGGAGTGCACCTCGTGGGCGGTGTCATCGGGACGCTGATGGTCGGGTTCCTCGCCGTCGACGGCGACGCCGGACTGGCGCAGTTCGGCAAGCAGGCCACCGGAGCGTTCTCCGTGATGGGCTATTCGTTCGCGGTCTCCTGGATCATCGCCAAGCTGATCCACGTCACTGTCGGGATGCGTGCGAGCGAGGACGAGGAGACGAGCGGTCTCGACCGTGCCTACCACGCGGAGACCGCCTACGACTTCAGCGCCGTCGGCGGCTCCCACTCGGGTGCGGGCGTGGGCGCGCTCGCCTCGGGCACGGGAACGGGCAGCGGCCGGGGCGCCGCCTCCCAGGCAGACTCGTCGTCCGCCGCCTCCTCGTCCGTACGTGACGACGCGGCGAAGTCCGGCCCCCTGACCGAGAAGAAGGTTGACGCATGA
- a CDS encoding P-II family nitrogen regulator: protein MKLITAVIKPHQLEDVKEALRAFGVQGLTVTESSGYGRQRGHTEVYRGAEYTVDLVPKVRIEVLAEDEDAEELLEVVVKAARTGKIGDGKAWTVPVETAVRVRTGERGPDAL, encoded by the coding sequence ATGAAGCTCATCACCGCGGTCATCAAGCCGCACCAGCTCGAGGACGTGAAGGAGGCGCTGCGTGCCTTCGGCGTGCAGGGCCTGACGGTCACCGAGTCCAGCGGCTACGGGCGCCAGCGCGGGCACACGGAGGTCTACCGGGGCGCCGAGTACACCGTCGACCTCGTGCCGAAGGTCCGTATCGAGGTGCTGGCCGAGGACGAGGACGCCGAGGAGTTGCTGGAGGTCGTGGTGAAGGCCGCCCGCACGGGCAAGATCGGCGACGGCAAGGCATGGACGGTGCCGGTGGAGACCGCCGTCCGCGTCCGTACCGGCGAGCGCGGGCCGGACGCCCTCTAG
- a CDS encoding CAP domain-containing protein: MAMGAVAVASTVVPQPGGTAGTQYSDVEAGGPPDQSSKPNVPAPEGGSEDPIGDGGSQGGNVPPDTSRPGNQDPGSSQPSEPGGGNDSQRPAPGDGQSDGNNQGSGAGNGQGSGGGSDNGSGKGKAQGSGAGNSQGASRPVGKTTRDEADVLALVNDEREDVGCKPLKASKELSDLAGDFSREMAIEGFFSHLAPDGSSPWDRAEDLGILDLGGENIARGQESPESVVEDWMASPSHRANILNCEYRTMGVGEYIDDDGPWWTQDFGY; this comes from the coding sequence ATGGCAATGGGTGCGGTGGCCGTCGCCTCCACAGTGGTTCCCCAGCCCGGAGGTACTGCCGGGACTCAGTACAGCGACGTCGAGGCCGGTGGTCCTCCCGACCAGTCGTCAAAGCCGAACGTGCCCGCGCCTGAGGGCGGTTCGGAGGACCCGATCGGCGACGGAGGCTCGCAGGGCGGCAACGTACCGCCGGACACCTCCCGTCCCGGCAATCAGGACCCGGGTTCCTCGCAGCCGTCGGAGCCGGGCGGCGGCAACGACTCGCAGCGTCCCGCCCCCGGGGACGGCCAGAGCGACGGGAACAACCAGGGTTCCGGCGCGGGCAACGGCCAGGGCAGCGGAGGCGGTTCGGACAACGGCTCCGGCAAGGGCAAGGCCCAGGGTTCCGGCGCGGGCAACTCCCAGGGTGCCTCCCGTCCGGTGGGCAAGACCACCCGCGACGAGGCCGACGTACTGGCGCTGGTCAACGACGAGCGCGAGGACGTGGGCTGCAAGCCCCTCAAGGCCAGCAAGGAACTCTCTGACCTGGCTGGGGACTTCAGCCGCGAGATGGCGATCGAGGGCTTCTTCAGCCATCTGGCGCCCGACGGTTCCAGCCCCTGGGACCGTGCCGAGGACCTCGGCATCCTCGACCTGGGCGGCGAGAACATCGCCCGCGGTCAGGAGAGCCCGGAGAGCGTGGTGGAGGACTGGATGGCCAGCCCGTCGCACCGGGCGAACATCCTCAACTGCGAGTACCGGACCATGGGCGTCGGTGAGTACATCGACGACGACGGCCCCTGGTGGACGCAGGACTTCGGCTACTGA
- a CDS encoding sugar porter family MFS transporter, translating into MTSTSPSAPPAESGHTAPLGRVVFIAASAAMGGFLFGYDSSVINGAVEAVRGRFDAGSAMLAQVIAAALIGSAIGAALAGRIADRIGRIRVMQIAAVIFTVSAVGSALPFALWDLALWRVLGGVAIGMASVIGPAYIAEVSPPAYRGRLASFQQAAIVTGIAVSQLVNFAILTLADGDQRGNLAGLEAWQWMLGIMVVPSIAYFLLSFVIPESPRFLISVGKHARAREVLRGVEGDHERIDDRLAEIEHGMRTEHKSTFKDLLGGRFGFLPIIWVGIGLSVFQQLVGINVVFYYSSTLWQSVGINPESSFFYSFTTSIVNIIGTVIAMLLVDKIGRKPLGFIGSAGMTVSLALVAWAFSAVRGSGKNVSLPDTQGTVALVGAHTFTLFFALSWGVVVWVLLGEIFPNKLRAAGLGVAAAAQWIANWVITASFPSLSDWNLSGTYVIYTVFALLSIPFLLKWVPEPKGKALEEMG; encoded by the coding sequence TTGACGAGCACCTCACCATCGGCGCCCCCGGCGGAGAGCGGTCACACCGCCCCGCTCGGACGTGTCGTCTTCATCGCAGCATCGGCCGCCATGGGCGGCTTCCTCTTCGGCTACGACAGCTCCGTGATCAACGGCGCGGTCGAGGCGGTACGCGGCAGGTTCGACGCCGGCTCCGCCATGCTGGCCCAGGTGATCGCCGCCGCACTCATCGGCAGCGCGATAGGCGCCGCACTCGCCGGACGCATCGCCGACCGCATCGGCCGCATCCGCGTCATGCAGATCGCCGCCGTGATCTTCACGGTGAGCGCCGTCGGCTCGGCACTGCCGTTCGCGCTGTGGGATCTCGCGCTGTGGCGCGTCCTCGGCGGGGTCGCCATCGGCATGGCCTCCGTGATCGGGCCCGCATACATCGCCGAGGTGTCGCCGCCCGCGTACCGCGGACGTCTCGCCTCCTTCCAGCAGGCCGCTATCGTCACCGGCATCGCCGTCTCCCAGCTCGTCAACTTCGCGATCCTCACGCTCGCCGACGGCGACCAGCGCGGGAACCTGGCCGGTCTCGAGGCGTGGCAGTGGATGCTCGGGATCATGGTGGTCCCGTCGATCGCCTACTTCCTGCTCTCCTTCGTGATCCCCGAGTCGCCGCGCTTCCTGATCTCCGTCGGGAAGCACGCCAGGGCCCGGGAGGTGCTCCGGGGCGTCGAGGGCGACCACGAGCGCATCGACGACCGGCTCGCCGAGATCGAGCACGGCATGCGCACCGAGCACAAGTCGACGTTCAAGGACCTGCTCGGCGGGCGCTTCGGCTTCCTGCCCATCATCTGGGTCGGCATCGGGCTGTCGGTCTTCCAGCAGCTCGTCGGCATCAACGTCGTCTTCTACTACTCCTCGACGCTGTGGCAGTCCGTGGGGATCAACCCCGAGAGCTCGTTCTTCTACTCCTTCACGACCTCGATCGTGAACATCATCGGCACCGTCATCGCGATGCTGCTCGTCGACAAGATCGGCCGCAAGCCGCTCGGGTTCATCGGCTCCGCCGGGATGACCGTCTCGCTCGCGCTCGTGGCCTGGGCGTTCTCGGCCGTACGGGGCTCGGGCAAGAACGTGTCGCTGCCGGACACCCAGGGCACCGTGGCGCTCGTCGGGGCCCACACCTTCACGCTCTTCTTCGCGCTCTCGTGGGGCGTCGTCGTATGGGTGCTGCTCGGTGAGATCTTCCCCAACAAGCTGCGTGCCGCCGGGCTCGGCGTCGCCGCTGCCGCCCAGTGGATCGCGAACTGGGTCATCACCGCCAGCTTCCCGAGCCTGTCGGACTGGAACCTGTCCGGCACCTATGTGATCTACACGGTCTTCGCCCTGCTCTCGATCCCGTTCCTGCTCAAGTGGGTGCCGGAACCGAAGGGCAAGGCGTTGGAGGAGATGGGCTAA
- the ftsY gene encoding signal recognition particle-docking protein FtsY, producing the protein MEIVILVAVIAVVLLATVSGLVVSGRRKKAAREKPAATRGTATAPAEPRVGDEAVGTAEAPRRTIEEVGLPEAEAEAPAAPAPAEPAIEIPEPTAGRLVRLRSRLSRSQNTLGKGLLTLLSREHLDDATWEEIEDTLLTADVGVAPTQELVERLRERVRVLGTRTPEELRGLLRAELLTLVGPDLDRTVHTETAGPVDRPGVALVVGVNGTGKTTTTGKLARVLVADGKSVVLGAADTFRAAAADQLETWGKRVGARTVRGPEGGDPASVAFEAVKEGTEQGAEVVLIDTAGRLHTKTGLMDELGKVKRVVEKQGPVDEVLLVLDATTGQNGLVQARVFAEVVDVTGIVLTKLDGTAKGGIVVSVQRELGVPVKLIGLGEGADDLAPFEPEAFVDALIGGD; encoded by the coding sequence ATGGAAATCGTCATCCTTGTTGCAGTCATCGCCGTGGTCCTGCTGGCCACCGTCAGCGGGCTCGTCGTCAGCGGCCGCAGGAAGAAGGCCGCCCGCGAGAAGCCCGCCGCCACCAGGGGCACGGCCACCGCACCCGCCGAACCCCGTGTGGGCGACGAGGCGGTGGGCACCGCCGAAGCGCCCCGAAGAACGATCGAGGAGGTCGGCCTCCCGGAGGCCGAGGCCGAGGCGCCCGCCGCTCCGGCCCCCGCCGAGCCCGCGATCGAGATCCCGGAGCCGACCGCCGGCAGGCTCGTAAGGCTGCGCTCCCGGCTCTCCCGCTCGCAGAACACCCTGGGCAAGGGCCTTCTCACGCTGCTCTCCCGTGAGCATCTCGACGATGCGACCTGGGAGGAGATCGAGGACACGCTGCTGACGGCCGACGTGGGCGTGGCACCCACGCAGGAGCTGGTCGAGCGCCTCCGTGAGCGGGTACGGGTCCTCGGCACCCGCACGCCGGAGGAGCTGCGCGGGCTGCTGCGCGCCGAACTGCTCACGCTGGTGGGCCCGGACCTGGACCGTACGGTCCACACCGAGACCGCGGGCCCGGTCGACCGTCCCGGTGTCGCACTGGTCGTCGGGGTCAACGGCACCGGCAAGACCACCACCACCGGCAAGCTCGCCCGAGTGCTGGTGGCCGACGGCAAGTCCGTGGTGCTCGGCGCCGCCGACACCTTCCGTGCCGCCGCAGCCGACCAGTTGGAGACCTGGGGCAAGCGCGTCGGTGCCCGCACCGTGCGCGGACCCGAGGGCGGCGACCCGGCGTCCGTGGCCTTCGAGGCCGTCAAGGAGGGCACCGAGCAGGGCGCCGAGGTGGTGCTGATCGACACCGCGGGGCGGCTGCACACCAAGACCGGGCTCATGGACGAGCTGGGCAAGGTCAAGCGCGTCGTGGAGAAGCAGGGCCCGGTCGACGAGGTGCTGCTCGTCCTCGACGCCACCACCGGTCAGAACGGACTCGTACAGGCACGGGTCTTCGCCGAGGTCGTGGACGTCACCGGCATCGTGCTCACGAAGCTGGACGGTACGGCCAAGGGCGGCATCGTCGTCTCGGTACAGCGTGAACTGGGCGTACCCGTAAAGCTGATCGGGCTCGGGGAAGGCGCGGACGACCTGGCGCCGTTCGAGCCGGAGGCTTTCGTCGACGCGCTGATCGGCGGGGATTGA
- the smc gene encoding chromosome segregation protein SMC: MHLKSLTLRGFKSFASATTLRFEPGITCVVGPNGSGKSNVVDALSWVMGEQGAKSLRGGKMEDVIFAGTTGRPPLGRAEVSLTIDNADGALPIDYSEVTITRIMFRNGGSEYQINGDTCRLLDIQELLSDSGIGREMHVIVGQGQLDGVLHADPNGRRAFIEEAAGVLKHRKRKEKALRKLDAMQANLARVQDLTDELRRQLKPLGRQAAVARKAQVIQADLRDARLRLLADDLVTLKEALKSEIEDEAALKERKDAVEARLKDALRREADLEHQVRMLTPRLERAQQTWYELSQLAERVRGTIGLADQRVQHAAAEPVEERRGRDPEDMEREAVRIREQEAELEAALEAAERALDDTVSHRAELERQLQEEERRLKDAARAIADRREGLARLHGQVNAARSRAASAQSEIDRLATARDEAQERAAAAQQEYESLQAEVEGLDEDDTQLAEQHEAAKRELADAEAALSAAREAVTTVERERAATSARHDALALGLRRKDGTGALLSAGEALSGLLGPAAELLSVTPGFEVPVAAALGAAADAVAVADTSSAADALRLLRKHDAGRAALLLGSAASGPGEEPSGSAHGGDGGPTPAAHLVTAPAELMPAVRRLLRDMVVVRTLEDAEQAVADRPGTVAVTAEGDVLGAHFAHGGSAGAPSLLEAQASVDEAAAELEELASRHTELSEQQEQAAARRRECAALVEELGKRRSAADKEKSQIAGRLGTLGGQARGAAGEAERTAAAVAKAEAALVRANEEAGELAERLSVAEEAQQDEDVEPDTSLRDRLSADGANARQTEMEARLQVRTHEERVKSLAGRADSLDRAARAEREARARAERRRARMRHEAEVAGAVASGARQLLAHVEASLERAQEERESAAQAKSERERALTAERNEGRELKDELDKLTDSMHRGEVLGAEKRMRVEQLETKALEELGVEPAGLIGDYGPDQLVPPSPPAEGEELPEDPEHPRNKPVPFVRAEQEKRLKAAERAYQKLGKINPLALEEFAALEERHQFLSEQLEDLKKTRADLLQVVKEVDERVEQVFTEAYYDTAREFEGVFSRLFPGGEGRLVLTDPENMLTTGVDVEARPPGKKVKRLSLLSGGERSLTAVALLVSIFKARPSPFYVMDEVEAALDDTNLQRLIGLIEELKDSSQLIVITHQKRTMEVADALYGVSMQGDGVTKVISQRLS, from the coding sequence GTGCATCTGAAGAGCCTGACACTGCGGGGATTCAAGTCCTTCGCCTCCGCCACGACGCTGCGTTTCGAGCCCGGCATCACCTGCGTCGTGGGTCCCAACGGCTCCGGCAAGTCGAACGTCGTGGACGCCCTGTCGTGGGTGATGGGGGAGCAGGGCGCCAAGTCGCTGCGCGGCGGCAAGATGGAGGACGTCATCTTCGCCGGTACGACCGGGCGTCCGCCGCTCGGCCGTGCCGAGGTCTCCCTCACCATCGACAACGCCGACGGCGCCCTGCCCATCGACTACTCCGAGGTCACCATCACGCGGATCATGTTCCGCAACGGGGGCAGCGAGTACCAGATCAACGGCGACACCTGCCGGCTGCTGGACATCCAGGAGCTGCTGTCGGACTCCGGGATCGGCCGCGAGATGCACGTCATCGTCGGGCAGGGCCAGCTCGACGGCGTACTGCACGCCGACCCCAACGGGCGGCGTGCCTTCATCGAGGAGGCCGCCGGAGTCCTCAAGCACCGTAAGCGCAAGGAGAAGGCGCTGCGGAAGCTGGACGCGATGCAGGCCAACCTCGCCCGCGTGCAGGACCTCACCGACGAGCTGCGGCGCCAGCTCAAGCCGCTCGGCAGGCAGGCCGCCGTCGCGCGCAAGGCGCAGGTCATCCAGGCCGACCTGCGGGACGCCAGGCTGCGGCTCCTCGCGGACGACCTGGTGACGCTGAAGGAGGCCCTGAAGTCGGAGATCGAGGACGAGGCCGCGCTGAAGGAGCGCAAGGACGCCGTCGAGGCACGGCTGAAGGACGCGCTGCGCCGCGAGGCCGACCTGGAGCACCAGGTACGGATGCTGACGCCGCGTCTGGAGCGGGCGCAGCAGACGTGGTACGAGCTTTCGCAGCTCGCGGAGCGGGTGCGCGGCACCATCGGACTCGCGGACCAGCGCGTACAGCATGCGGCGGCCGAGCCGGTCGAGGAGCGGCGCGGACGCGACCCGGAGGACATGGAGCGCGAGGCCGTACGCATCCGTGAGCAGGAGGCGGAGCTGGAGGCCGCGCTGGAGGCGGCCGAGCGGGCGCTGGACGACACCGTCTCGCACCGGGCCGAGCTGGAGCGGCAGTTGCAAGAGGAGGAGCGGCGCCTCAAGGACGCCGCCCGCGCCATCGCCGATCGCCGCGAGGGCCTTGCGAGGCTGCACGGACAGGTCAACGCCGCCCGCAGCAGGGCCGCTTCGGCGCAGTCCGAGATCGACCGGCTGGCCACGGCGAGGGACGAGGCGCAGGAGCGTGCCGCCGCGGCGCAGCAGGAGTACGAGAGTCTCCAGGCAGAGGTCGAGGGGCTGGACGAGGACGATACGCAGCTCGCGGAGCAGCACGAGGCCGCCAAGCGTGAACTGGCCGACGCGGAGGCCGCGCTCTCCGCGGCGCGTGAAGCCGTCACCACTGTCGAACGGGAGCGTGCGGCGACCTCCGCACGCCATGACGCGCTCGCCCTGGGCCTGCGCCGTAAGGACGGCACGGGCGCGCTGCTGTCGGCGGGCGAGGCGCTGAGCGGGCTGCTGGGCCCCGCTGCCGAACTGCTCAGCGTCACCCCGGGGTTCGAGGTTCCCGTGGCGGCGGCACTGGGCGCCGCCGCCGACGCCGTGGCCGTGGCGGACACCTCGTCGGCCGCGGACGCGCTGCGGCTGCTGCGCAAGCACGACGCGGGCCGGGCAGCGCTGCTGCTGGGCTCCGCCGCCTCCGGGCCGGGGGAGGAGCCCTCCGGGTCCGCACACGGCGGCGACGGCGGGCCGACCCCGGCCGCACATCTGGTGACCGCCCCGGCCGAGCTGATGCCGGCCGTACGAAGACTGCTGCGGGACATGGTGGTCGTCAGAACGCTGGAGGACGCCGAGCAGGCCGTCGCCGACCGGCCCGGCACGGTGGCCGTGACCGCCGAAGGCGACGTACTCGGGGCCCACTTCGCGCACGGCGGCTCGGCCGGAGCGCCCAGCCTCCTGGAGGCGCAGGCGTCGGTGGACGAGGCCGCCGCGGAGCTGGAGGAACTGGCGTCCCGGCACACGGAGTTGAGCGAGCAGCAGGAGCAGGCGGCGGCACGGCGCCGTGAATGCGCGGCACTCGTCGAGGAGTTGGGGAAGCGGCGCAGCGCGGCCGACAAGGAGAAGTCGCAGATCGCCGGGCGCCTCGGCACGCTGGGCGGGCAGGCGCGTGGGGCGGCCGGCGAGGCCGAACGCACGGCCGCCGCGGTGGCGAAGGCCGAGGCCGCTCTGGTACGGGCGAACGAGGAGGCCGGGGAGCTGGCGGAGCGCCTGTCGGTGGCCGAGGAGGCGCAGCAGGACGAGGACGTCGAGCCCGACACCTCCCTGCGCGACCGGCTCTCCGCCGACGGCGCCAACGCGCGGCAGACCGAGATGGAGGCCCGCCTCCAGGTGCGTACGCACGAGGAGCGGGTCAAGTCGCTGGCGGGGCGGGCGGATTCGCTCGACCGTGCGGCGCGTGCGGAGCGTGAGGCGCGGGCCCGTGCGGAGCGGCGGCGCGCCCGTATGAGGCACGAGGCGGAGGTCGCCGGGGCGGTGGCCTCCGGTGCGCGGCAGCTTCTCGCACATGTAGAGGCGTCCCTGGAGCGTGCACAGGAGGAGCGCGAGTCGGCGGCCCAGGCCAAGAGCGAACGTGAGCGCGCGCTGACCGCCGAACGCAACGAGGGCCGCGAACTCAAGGACGAACTCGACAAGTTGACCGACTCGATGCACCGGGGCGAGGTGCTGGGCGCCGAGAAGCGCATGCGGGTCGAGCAGTTGGAGACCAAGGCGCTGGAGGAGCTGGGCGTCGAGCCCGCGGGGCTGATCGGCGACTACGGTCCCGACCAGCTCGTACCGCCGTCCCCGCCCGCCGAGGGCGAGGAGCTGCCGGAGGATCCGGAGCATCCGCGCAACAAGCCGGTGCCGTTCGTACGGGCGGAGCAGGAGAAGCGGCTGAAGGCGGCCGAGCGCGCCTATCAGAAGCTGGGGAAGATCAACCCGCTGGCGCTGGAGGAGTTCGCGGCGCTGGAGGAGCGCCACCAGTTCCTCAGCGAGCAGTTGGAGGACCTGAAGAAGACGCGCGCCGACCTCCTACAGGTCGTGAAGGAGGTCGACGAGCGGGTCGAGCAGGTCTTCACCGAGGCGTACTACGACACGGCCCGGGAGTTCGAGGGCGTCTTCTCGCGCCTCTTCCCCGGCGGCGAGGGCCGCCTCGTGCTGACCGACCCGGAGAACATGCTCACCACGGGCGTGGACGTCGAGGCCCGGCCTCCGGGCAAGAAGGTCAAGCGGCTCTCGCTGCTCTCCGGCGGAGAGCGTTCGCTGACGGCGGTGGCGCTGCTGGTGTCGATCTTCAAGGCGCGCCCCAGCCCCTTCTACGTGATGGACGAGGTCGAGGCGGCGCTGGACGACACCAACCTCCAGCGGCTGATCGGTCTGATCGAGGAGCTGAAGGACAGTTCGCAGCTCATCGTGATCACTCATCAGAAGCGCACGATGGAAGTCGCCGACGCGCTCTACGGCGTCTCCATGCAGGGCGACGGCGTGACGAAGGTCATCAGCCAGCGGCTGAGTTGA
- a CDS encoding bifunctional DNA primase/polymerase: MGFTIGAISGLGGIRDSHQLRPGSRRRHRASAATAVAEYTGLWGWSVVPGARAARGAGGRTECSCGAAVCPAPGAHPLDASLEVPPGAPFDEVTAAWAQCPGAALLLPTGRHFDVIEVAEAAGRHALVRLERMGLPLGPVALAPHGRAWFFVAPGAAAELPELLYRMGWDDARLDLRGLGEGEYVTAPPSDRGGLGAVRWLRQPTLEATARPPQARLLLGTLAYVSNRSAA; encoded by the coding sequence ATGGGATTCACGATCGGCGCCATCAGCGGTCTGGGCGGCATCCGCGACTCTCATCAGCTCCGCCCGGGCTCCCGCCGGCGCCACCGCGCCTCCGCCGCCACCGCAGTCGCCGAGTACACCGGCCTGTGGGGATGGTCCGTGGTCCCCGGCGCAAGGGCCGCGCGTGGAGCCGGGGGGCGTACGGAATGCTCATGCGGCGCGGCGGTCTGCCCCGCGCCCGGAGCGCACCCGCTCGACGCCTCACTCGAAGTGCCGCCAGGCGCGCCCTTCGACGAGGTGACCGCGGCCTGGGCGCAGTGCCCCGGCGCCGCGCTGCTGCTGCCCACGGGCCGCCACTTCGACGTCATCGAGGTCGCCGAGGCCGCCGGACGGCACGCGCTCGTAAGACTTGAACGCATGGGTCTGCCGCTGGGGCCCGTGGCCCTGGCGCCGCACGGCCGTGCCTGGTTCTTCGTCGCCCCCGGCGCCGCCGCCGAACTGCCCGAACTTCTCTACCGGATGGGCTGGGACGACGCCCGGCTCGATCTGCGGGGCCTCGGCGAGGGCGAGTACGTCACGGCGCCGCCGTCGGACCGCGGCGGGCTCGGCGCGGTGCGCTGGCTGCGACAGCCGACGCTGGAGGCCACGGCCCGTCCGCCACAGGCGAGGCTGCTGCTGGGCACGCTCGCGTATGTGTCCAACCGCTCGGCGGCCTGA
- a CDS encoding acylphosphatase, translated as MTAWVRGRVQGVGFRWFTRAAALRIGGLEGFAVNLGDGRVQVVAEGRRPQCEQLLEWLRSGDTPGQVDGVTEIWDRPRGGYNGFAIR; from the coding sequence ATGACGGCCTGGGTGCGCGGCCGGGTCCAGGGGGTCGGCTTCCGCTGGTTCACGCGGGCCGCCGCTCTGCGTATCGGCGGACTCGAGGGCTTCGCCGTGAACCTCGGCGACGGACGGGTCCAAGTGGTCGCCGAGGGACGGCGCCCGCAGTGCGAACAGCTCCTGGAGTGGCTGCGATCCGGCGACACGCCCGGGCAGGTCGACGGCGTCACGGAGATCTGGGACCGGCCGCGTGGCGGCTACAACGGCTTCGCCATTCGATGA